A part of Melittangium boletus DSM 14713 genomic DNA contains:
- a CDS encoding chloramphenicol phosphotransferase CPT family protein, which produces MQSGGASGNVIVLNGPSVAGKTSIQKKLQEAFEEPYMAMGIDSILVAMLPTRYFMGTPPDREQLLHAESSVDESGAPLFTLRFGPKGRRVVAGMHRAIAAFAEQGNNVIVDYILYERDWLPDLANALRSVNAYFVGVRIPLEILEERERQRATSPRGHARSHYTTVHAHGVYDLEVDTSRASPEECAAQISEYVRTHPQPTAFEQLRKRFQ; this is translated from the coding sequence ATGCAGTCAGGCGGTGCGAGTGGCAATGTCATTGTCTTGAATGGTCCTTCGGTCGCGGGCAAGACGAGCATTCAGAAGAAGCTTCAAGAGGCTTTCGAGGAGCCCTACATGGCGATGGGCATCGACTCGATCCTCGTCGCCATGCTGCCCACGCGCTATTTCATGGGCACGCCCCCCGATCGCGAGCAATTGCTCCACGCCGAGTCCTCCGTGGATGAGAGCGGAGCACCGCTCTTCACCTTGCGTTTCGGACCCAAGGGGCGCCGGGTTGTCGCGGGCATGCACCGGGCCATCGCGGCGTTCGCGGAGCAGGGCAACAACGTCATCGTGGACTACATCCTCTATGAGCGCGACTGGCTCCCCGATCTCGCGAACGCGCTGCGCTCCGTGAATGCCTATTTCGTCGGTGTTCGCATTCCCCTGGAGATCCTCGAGGAGCGGGAGCGTCAGCGGGCCACGTCTCCGCGCGGACACGCGCGCAGCCACTACACGACGGTGCATGCTCACGGCGTGTATGACCTGGAGGTCGATACGTCGCGTGCCTCTCCCGAGGAGTGCGCGGCCCAGATCTCCGAGTACGTGCGCACCCACCCCCAGCCCACCGCCTTCGAGCAACTGCGAAAGCGATTCCAGTAG
- a CDS encoding adenylate/guanylate cyclase domain-containing protein, translating to MRKPFLRVHALRLRNCWKLILGVTLLATAVAALCQRHDLLRMRDAELSAYDNGLTLFTRGRPRSGEVVIVGIDDKALQGIRDNPRYTRNYGVYPYSRNLWALVFEHLMDQGARAIVFDGVMDERGTDEGNDAALVQVVETRRVPLTLGFSVNAGQPALPPVTPANRLPGTVLPSSPEVVSEDPFGFPEEETPTAPPPGEVAQALAFPVRHPGLTLPPLAHDPRDGGPRLSLHPVPPLPGLLRVTPGFGLVWMEADRDGRLRRTRFVYSDGANTYVTLAVAAVADLLGAEHVELTPGRLKLGARELPINPDGSAELDFGGPWQERFEALSVYAVLEDWARRQEHRERGTPYVPVLPEDTFKGKVVIVGGLSVGTGDVKATPFQSEAPGVVKHAVALEALLSGRFITEAPFWVSLLLTAAVAFFSVALLTLVRAPLLELLWPLALYFGFFLLPGMFLARGIHVLSAMPIYAGEFACLSAVAFNHMFANRERERLRESFNRFLDKTLVDQLVEQQRLPSLEGETREITAFFSDIRGFSSFSERFKDDPKALVALLNRYLTRVSSVLMAHGACLDKYIGDAVVCLFGAPLDLADHAVRACHAALAVRTEVDSLRAELRKEGLPDVYTRMGLNSGEMFVGNFGSEHLLDYTAIGDGMNLAARLEGANKAYDTVILIGPRTYALAHAHIEARELDRVRVAGKAEVVTVYELLARRGELSSARKATVARYAQALAFYREARFAEAVRVLEDALAADAEDGPSRVLLARCQHYVSHPPAMPFEGVTNLEK from the coding sequence ATGCGGAAGCCCTTCCTCCGCGTCCACGCCCTTCGGCTGCGCAACTGCTGGAAGCTCATCCTGGGGGTGACGCTGCTCGCCACCGCGGTCGCGGCGCTCTGCCAGCGCCATGATCTGTTGCGCATGCGAGACGCCGAGCTCTCCGCCTACGACAACGGCCTCACGCTCTTCACCCGGGGCCGGCCACGCTCTGGCGAGGTGGTGATCGTCGGCATCGATGACAAGGCGTTGCAGGGCATCCGGGACAACCCCCGCTACACGCGCAACTACGGCGTCTATCCCTACTCGCGCAACCTCTGGGCGCTCGTCTTCGAGCACCTGATGGACCAGGGGGCCCGCGCCATCGTCTTCGACGGCGTGATGGACGAGCGGGGCACCGATGAGGGGAATGATGCCGCGCTCGTCCAGGTGGTGGAGACGCGGAGGGTTCCACTCACCCTGGGGTTCAGCGTCAACGCGGGCCAGCCCGCCTTGCCTCCCGTGACGCCCGCCAACCGCCTGCCCGGTACCGTACTGCCCAGTTCCCCGGAGGTCGTCTCCGAGGATCCCTTCGGCTTCCCGGAAGAGGAGACCCCCACGGCCCCTCCACCCGGCGAGGTGGCCCAGGCGCTCGCCTTTCCCGTGCGCCATCCCGGGCTCACGTTGCCTCCGTTGGCGCATGACCCTCGCGACGGAGGCCCCCGGCTCTCCCTCCACCCCGTACCACCCCTGCCAGGTCTGCTGCGCGTCACGCCCGGCTTCGGGCTCGTCTGGATGGAGGCGGATCGGGATGGACGCTTGCGCCGCACGCGCTTCGTCTACTCGGACGGCGCCAACACCTACGTCACGCTGGCGGTGGCGGCGGTGGCGGATCTCCTCGGCGCGGAGCACGTGGAGCTCACCCCGGGCCGGTTGAAGCTGGGCGCGCGGGAGCTCCCCATCAACCCGGATGGCAGCGCGGAGCTGGACTTCGGCGGCCCCTGGCAGGAGCGGTTCGAGGCCTTGAGCGTCTACGCGGTGCTGGAGGATTGGGCCCGCCGCCAGGAGCACCGCGAGCGTGGCACGCCCTACGTCCCCGTCCTGCCCGAGGATACCTTCAAGGGCAAGGTGGTCATCGTGGGGGGGCTGTCCGTGGGGACTGGCGATGTGAAGGCCACGCCGTTCCAGAGCGAGGCCCCGGGAGTCGTCAAGCACGCGGTGGCGTTGGAGGCGCTCCTGTCAGGGCGTTTCATCACCGAGGCTCCCTTCTGGGTGTCCCTGCTGCTCACCGCCGCCGTGGCGTTCTTCTCCGTGGCCCTGCTCACGCTCGTGCGCGCGCCCCTGCTGGAGCTGCTCTGGCCCCTGGCGCTCTACTTCGGCTTCTTCCTCCTGCCCGGCATGTTCCTCGCGCGGGGAATCCACGTGCTCAGCGCCATGCCCATCTACGCGGGTGAGTTCGCCTGCCTGTCCGCGGTGGCCTTCAACCACATGTTCGCCAACCGCGAGCGCGAGCGGCTGCGCGAGTCCTTCAACCGCTTCCTGGACAAGACGCTGGTGGATCAGCTCGTCGAGCAGCAGCGGTTGCCCTCCCTGGAGGGGGAGACGCGGGAGATCACCGCCTTCTTCTCCGACATCCGTGGCTTCTCCTCGTTCAGCGAGCGCTTCAAGGACGATCCCAAGGCGCTCGTGGCGCTGCTCAACCGCTACCTCACGCGCGTCAGCTCGGTGTTGATGGCGCACGGGGCCTGTCTGGACAAGTACATCGGCGACGCGGTGGTCTGCCTCTTCGGCGCACCGCTGGACCTGGCCGACCACGCGGTGCGCGCCTGCCACGCGGCGCTCGCCGTGCGCACCGAGGTGGATTCCCTCCGCGCCGAACTTCGGAAGGAGGGCCTGCCGGATGTCTACACCCGCATGGGTCTCAACTCGGGGGAGATGTTCGTGGGCAACTTCGGCAGCGAGCACCTGCTCGACTACACCGCCATCGGCGACGGAATGAACCTGGCGGCCCGGCTCGAGGGCGCCAACAAGGCGTACGATACGGTCATCCTCATCGGCCCGCGCACGTACGCGCTCGCGCATGCGCACATCGAGGCGCGGGAACTGGATCGGGTCCGGGTGGCGGGCAAGGCGGAGGTGGTGACCGTGTACGAGTTGCTGGCGCGCCGGGGCGAACTGTCCTCCGCCCGGAAGGCCACCGTGGCGCGCTACGCCCAGGCGCTCGCGTTCTACCGTGAGGCCCGCTTCGCCGAGGCGGTGCGCGTGCTGGAAGACGCACTCGCGGCGGACGCGGAGGATGGGCCGAGCCGCGTGCTCCTCGCGCGGTGCCAACACTACGTATCCCATCCACCCGCCATGCCCTTCGAGGGCGTGACGAATCTGGAGAAGTGA
- the coaBC gene encoding bifunctional phosphopantothenoylcysteine decarboxylase/phosphopantothenate--cysteine ligase CoaBC — MDASGLQGRRVVVGVGGGIAAYKACELVRELGRAGAEVRVAMTEAAQQFVTPLSFQALSGHPVLTNYFDPSQEGNFGHLDLARWAELYVVAPATADLLARIRVGLGGDAVTTSLLAFRGPVLFAPAMNVAMWENERTQENIAALLATPRFHGVGPGAGMLACGDVGAGRLAEVRDIVAAAASLFAPGPLAGRRVLITAGPTREYLDPVRFISNPSTGKMGLALAEAARALGARVTVVLGPVGPVDRQGYEVVDVVSAEDMAREVFARVEDVDLFIASAAVSDWKPETRSEHKVKKSEGPEALTLVRTTDVLAEASRKVAGRARRPALVGFAAETQRVVEYARGKLERKGLDVIVANDVSAPGAGFGTETNQVTVLTRDGQERTLSGTKLEVARALLRSFLAYLPAAER; from the coding sequence ATGGACGCTTCGGGTTTGCAGGGTCGCCGGGTGGTCGTCGGCGTGGGCGGCGGCATCGCGGCATACAAGGCATGTGAACTGGTGCGCGAGTTGGGGCGCGCCGGCGCCGAGGTGCGCGTGGCGATGACGGAGGCCGCCCAGCAGTTCGTCACGCCGCTCTCCTTCCAGGCGCTCAGCGGACACCCCGTGCTGACGAACTACTTCGATCCGTCCCAGGAGGGGAACTTCGGGCACCTGGACCTGGCGCGCTGGGCGGAGCTGTACGTGGTGGCCCCGGCGACGGCGGATCTGCTCGCGCGCATCCGCGTGGGATTGGGTGGCGACGCGGTGACGACCTCGCTGCTGGCCTTCCGGGGCCCGGTGCTATTCGCGCCCGCGATGAACGTGGCCATGTGGGAGAACGAGCGGACCCAGGAGAACATCGCGGCCCTGCTCGCGACGCCGCGCTTTCACGGGGTGGGGCCGGGCGCGGGGATGCTCGCATGTGGAGACGTGGGGGCGGGGCGGCTCGCGGAGGTGCGGGACATCGTGGCGGCGGCGGCGAGCCTGTTCGCTCCGGGGCCGCTCGCGGGCCGGCGCGTGCTCATCACCGCGGGGCCCACGCGCGAGTACCTGGATCCGGTGCGCTTCATCTCCAACCCCTCGACGGGGAAGATGGGCCTGGCGCTGGCGGAGGCGGCGCGGGCCCTGGGGGCGCGTGTGACGGTGGTGCTCGGCCCGGTGGGGCCGGTGGATCGCCAGGGCTACGAGGTGGTGGACGTGGTGAGCGCGGAGGACATGGCGCGCGAGGTGTTCGCCCGGGTGGAGGACGTGGATCTCTTCATCGCGTCCGCGGCGGTGAGCGACTGGAAGCCCGAGACGCGCTCGGAGCACAAGGTGAAGAAGTCCGAGGGGCCCGAGGCGCTGACGCTGGTGCGCACGACGGATGTGCTCGCCGAGGCCTCTCGCAAGGTCGCGGGACGGGCCCGGCGGCCCGCGCTCGTGGGCTTCGCGGCGGAGACCCAGCGGGTGGTGGAGTACGCGCGAGGAAAGCTCGAGCGCAAGGGCCTGGACGTCATCGTGGCCAACGACGTGTCGGCGCCGGGCGCGGGCTTCGGGACGGAGACCAACCAGGTGACGGTGCTGACCCGGGATGGGCAGGAGCGGACGTTGTCCGGAACGAAGCTCGAGGTGGCGCGCGCGCTGCTGCGCTCCTTCCTGGCGTACCTTCCCGCCGCGGAACGATAG
- a CDS encoding cyclic nucleotide-binding domain-containing protein: MLVDAPLGLFIVADGMGGHAAGEVASSRATEVVRQHMVSNRHLLKDLSTNTSQDARNAAQALMEVAIQRACADIFRMALSDPSKRGMGTTFVCLAVSGNKGVIGHVGDSRIYLVRHGQCHRLTEDHTLVAAQLKAGTITKEQAATSQYRNVITRAVGIQESVQVDTLIVDLFPGDLFLLCSDGLHGYLDDDEVLPLVQGSSPVELPKRFVDLANERGGKDNITAVVVKVSGEGTLEAETSEAQSRMEALRKIPLFRHLTYKEQTAVLSIATTRTFPAGREIVVEGQPGEELFVVIRGRVVIEKSGVEIAELRPGGHFGEMGLIDNAPRSATVRAVEPTRTMVISRSDLMGLMKRESILAVKMLWSFVQVLSDRLRATNSELSEARQELAVAQAIQPFAEE; encoded by the coding sequence ATGCTCGTGGATGCACCGCTCGGCCTGTTCATCGTGGCCGACGGCATGGGCGGCCATGCGGCCGGCGAGGTGGCGAGCTCCCGGGCCACCGAGGTGGTGCGCCAGCACATGGTGTCCAACCGCCACCTGCTCAAGGACTTGAGCACCAACACGAGCCAGGACGCGCGCAACGCGGCCCAGGCCCTGATGGAAGTGGCCATCCAGCGTGCCTGCGCGGACATCTTCCGCATGGCCCTGTCGGATCCGTCCAAGCGCGGCATGGGCACCACCTTCGTGTGCCTGGCCGTGAGCGGCAACAAGGGCGTCATCGGGCATGTGGGTGACTCGCGCATCTATCTGGTGCGTCACGGTCAGTGCCACCGGCTCACCGAGGATCACACGCTCGTGGCCGCCCAGCTCAAGGCGGGCACCATCACCAAGGAGCAGGCGGCCACCTCCCAGTACCGCAACGTCATCACCCGCGCGGTGGGCATCCAGGAGTCCGTCCAGGTCGACACGCTCATCGTGGACCTGTTCCCGGGCGACCTGTTCCTTCTGTGCTCGGACGGTCTGCACGGCTACCTGGACGATGACGAGGTGCTGCCGCTCGTGCAGGGTTCCTCCCCGGTGGAGCTGCCCAAGCGCTTCGTCGACCTGGCCAACGAGCGCGGCGGCAAGGACAACATCACCGCCGTGGTGGTGAAGGTGTCCGGCGAGGGCACGCTCGAGGCGGAGACGAGCGAAGCGCAGAGCCGCATGGAGGCGCTGCGCAAGATTCCGCTCTTCCGCCACCTCACCTACAAGGAGCAGACGGCGGTGCTGTCCATCGCCACCACGCGCACCTTCCCCGCGGGGCGGGAGATTGTCGTGGAGGGTCAGCCGGGCGAGGAGCTCTTCGTGGTCATCCGCGGCCGGGTGGTCATCGAGAAGAGCGGGGTGGAGATCGCCGAGCTGCGGCCGGGTGGCCACTTCGGAGAGATGGGCCTCATCGACAACGCCCCCCGCTCGGCCACCGTGCGGGCGGTCGAGCCCACGCGCACCATGGTCATCTCCCGGTCCGACTTGATGGGCCTCATGAAGCGGGAGTCCATCCTGGCGGTGAAGATGCTCTGGAGCTTCGTGCAGGTGCTGTCCGACCGTCTGCGGGCCACCAACTCGGAGCTGAGCGAGGCACGCCAGGAGCTGGCGGTGGCGCAGGCCATCCAGCCGTTCGCCGAGGAGTAG
- the cysQ gene encoding 3'(2'),5'-bisphosphate nucleotidase CysQ translates to MSLVDPALIRAVCDVAREAGRATLRFHGGPLAVEHKADDSPLTAADRAAHTLIVDSLRRLTPALPVLSEESDARETAGRRGWSTFWLVDPLDGTKEFIKGSGEFTVNIALISGAEPVLGVVHVPVSAVTYWGAQDHGAFRADPGQEPVTLRTRRAAMDRLVVVASRDHAGPRVEALLARLPSASTTSLGSSLKFCLIAEGRADFYPRFQPTCEWDTAAAQCVLEAAGGAVTDTGGHRLRYNKEQLTNPSFLAFGDAHQDWLALLDDRDA, encoded by the coding sequence ATGAGCCTGGTGGACCCGGCGCTGATCCGCGCCGTGTGTGACGTGGCCCGCGAGGCGGGACGCGCGACGCTGCGCTTCCATGGAGGCCCCCTGGCTGTGGAGCACAAGGCGGACGACTCCCCGCTCACGGCCGCGGATCGCGCCGCGCACACCCTCATCGTCGACTCCCTGAGACGGCTCACGCCCGCCCTCCCGGTCCTGTCCGAGGAATCGGATGCGCGGGAGACCGCCGGGCGGCGCGGGTGGAGCACCTTCTGGCTGGTGGATCCGCTGGACGGCACCAAGGAGTTCATCAAGGGCAGCGGTGAATTCACCGTCAACATCGCCCTCATTTCCGGGGCAGAACCCGTGCTCGGCGTGGTGCACGTGCCCGTCTCGGCAGTGACGTACTGGGGAGCCCAGGACCATGGTGCCTTCCGGGCCGACCCCGGCCAGGAACCGGTGACACTGCGCACGCGGAGGGCCGCGATGGATCGGCTCGTCGTGGTGGCGAGCCGGGATCACGCGGGCCCGCGCGTGGAAGCGCTGCTCGCGCGCCTGCCCTCGGCGAGCACCACCAGCCTGGGTAGCTCGCTCAAGTTCTGCCTCATCGCCGAGGGTCGGGCGGACTTCTATCCCCGCTTCCAGCCCACCTGCGAGTGGGACACCGCCGCGGCGCAGTGCGTGCTGGAAGCCGCTGGTGGCGCGGTGACGGACACCGGGGGACACCGGCTGCGCTACAACAAGGAACAGCTCACCAATCCCTCGTTCCTCGCCTTCGGGGACGCGCACCAGGACTGGCTCGCCCTCCTCGACGACCGCGACGCGTAG
- a CDS encoding M48 family metalloprotease — protein sequence MNRRLILPVACLLLCGFGTCSQYIEAKQESLARKEEMVKECAVLESRVISFDEERAFGGAVGVRWVSEGGGLTKHADHHALHVQLNKIGKNLAAQSSRPSLPWTFGVLQSEGINAVSGPGGYVFVSEGLLARLDNEAELAGVLAHEIAHITRKHALIEYQKFLVDECRSAAAAEGRRPEKEALKGLVSEVGQAAQNSVAELVGALSWGQWGEVLAQVTRSVNGFNIDEASESIVRAIMDSFLQNLMKKGLGKDDEYAADLDAVELMAAAGYAPEAYVSFLGKLPTKGLSTPHPSNKDRQKRLATHLDELRERGAARDFTTPVDLTRTAVIPLRDELLARRAGSAER from the coding sequence ATGAACCGCCGTCTCATCCTTCCGGTGGCCTGTCTGCTCTTGTGTGGTTTTGGAACCTGCTCTCAGTACATCGAGGCGAAGCAGGAGTCGCTGGCCCGCAAGGAGGAAATGGTCAAGGAATGCGCGGTGCTCGAGAGCCGGGTCATTTCCTTCGACGAGGAGCGGGCGTTCGGTGGCGCGGTGGGGGTCCGCTGGGTGAGCGAGGGAGGCGGCCTCACGAAGCACGCGGATCACCATGCGCTGCACGTGCAGCTCAACAAGATCGGCAAGAACCTCGCGGCGCAATCCAGCCGTCCCTCCCTGCCGTGGACCTTTGGCGTGCTCCAGTCCGAGGGCATCAACGCGGTGAGTGGACCCGGCGGCTATGTCTTCGTGTCCGAGGGGCTGCTCGCGCGGCTGGACAACGAGGCCGAGCTCGCGGGCGTGCTGGCCCATGAAATCGCGCACATCACGCGCAAGCACGCCTTGATCGAATACCAGAAGTTCCTCGTGGACGAGTGCAGGTCGGCGGCGGCGGCCGAGGGGCGTCGTCCGGAGAAGGAAGCCCTGAAGGGGCTGGTCTCCGAGGTCGGCCAGGCGGCCCAGAACAGCGTGGCGGAACTCGTCGGCGCCCTGTCCTGGGGTCAGTGGGGCGAAGTGCTCGCCCAGGTCACTCGTTCGGTGAATGGGTTCAACATCGACGAGGCGAGCGAATCCATCGTCCGCGCCATCATGGACAGCTTCCTCCAGAACCTCATGAAGAAGGGCCTCGGCAAGGACGATGAGTACGCCGCGGACCTGGATGCGGTGGAGTTGATGGCGGCCGCCGGCTATGCGCCCGAGGCATACGTGTCCTTCCTGGGAAAGCTGCCCACGAAGGGTCTTTCCACGCCCCATCCGAGCAACAAGGATCGGCAGAAGAGGCTGGCCACCCACTTGGATGAGCTGCGCGAGCGGGGGGCCGCGCGGGATTTCACCACGCCCGTGGACCTGACCCGCACGGCGGTCATTCCCCTCCGGGACGAGCTGCTGGCCCGACGGGCGGGCAGTGCCGAGCGCTGA
- a CDS encoding FHA domain-containing protein: protein MVELLSLHIGRFHKERADYERTLPPAVLVFMPPPVVAQVLDEREERHQFRTLTSVVTPMLGVGEPVVFPVTKNQENAFGRGITVGRTGNNDVVLDDGTVSRFHAWFQREPDGGYLLTDAGSKNGSYVAGVRLVPRRATALADGTRLRFGQVELTFYLASGFTKVLARRPGP, encoded by the coding sequence ATGGTCGAGCTCCTCAGCCTCCATATCGGCCGCTTCCACAAGGAGCGGGCGGATTACGAGCGGACGCTGCCACCCGCGGTGCTGGTCTTCATGCCGCCTCCGGTGGTGGCCCAGGTGCTCGACGAGCGGGAGGAGCGCCATCAGTTCCGCACGCTCACCAGTGTGGTCACTCCCATGTTAGGGGTGGGCGAGCCGGTGGTTTTCCCGGTGACCAAGAATCAAGAAAACGCATTCGGCCGGGGAATCACCGTGGGGCGCACGGGCAACAACGACGTGGTGCTCGACGATGGGACGGTGTCGCGCTTCCATGCCTGGTTCCAGCGCGAGCCGGACGGGGGCTATCTGCTCACCGACGCGGGTTCGAAGAATGGGTCGTACGTGGCGGGGGTGCGGCTGGTGCCCCGGCGCGCGACGGCGCTGGCCGATGGAACGCGGCTGCGCTTCGGTCAGGTGGAGCTGACGTTCTACCTGGCCAGTGGCTTCACGAAGGTGCTCGCGCGGCGGCCAGGACCGTGA
- a CDS encoding carboxypeptidase regulatory-like domain-containing protein gives MRKWLVISVASVLVFVAVAVLWPIGPRAPAPAVIREPPARALPSFESVEVSSGTSEGLTLTGRVLDPAGRPVAGADVFLAASAQKTLTSVRCDECGLALLACPARESAQHAWDFFEQAHGFLRSMLSVRTDAQGRFRFDHLVGVSFSVWARADGFGAAMRERAAPGEPVELYLPAPRSISGQVVDDAGRGLPGARVHAVSRKVPLPSEAVTGPDGSFTLAGLGEGPFYVLASAKGFLPAVEPQVEAGARVLRMRLEPSRTLEVRVTRQGQPATALVRLKADHLSREARAEGGVVRFEDLYPDSLVVSAEAGGWGAAPRSLTLSERLTRVTLELEEAGSLLITVVDEAGEPVPSPQLVLHTARGNDAIQAQKPSTGELVRFGPFSVGDYVLECRAQGFRDVRLPARIKPGETALEVEMARATVIAGHVLDQYGRPAPNVSVLVQPTGEAVLADGEGHFSVPVPSPGLYELHAHHSEWGGGQVKVTAPTEDAKLELEPRAAIEVTVTAEGRRVEGADVVLWVEGDGIFRSDSSSGSDGLVPMRGLPPGTYSMVAMHPDYLPSERQKVEVADGQTVRVTVSLESGNPLSGEVVDTRGQPVAGASVSVLPRMSEPVTTDAQGHFEVRALKPGRPYLVEARHPGYDQHDRVQGSAGGEPVRVVLTARETFTGRVVDQNGEPVRRFRLDEHDVTSTDGRFELALATAGDRLIVSVEAPGFEPLMVDKPSKPNDLGELVLQRAPLVTGLVREEGGGPVSDAVVGCDACEDSVMTGPDGRFSLPSPAFVSKFNVSARKGRLSASVPASREDRAVELVLKPATHLSGTVYQPNGTPAAGIQVEGVNADRGEPLSFVTGPDGRYSVDVAPGNYRFSIGSGRDFAGEPALLVQVGESERRMDFGPAPGSASLTVRLKTGQGKALWVIAGDVRSVGNPPRELLRASYGQMVYQPRGDSLTLQGFPPGRYTLVWANFHSDSEEGPMLRTVDLPTSGEVVLGP, from the coding sequence ATGCGCAAATGGCTCGTCATATCGGTGGCGTCCGTTCTGGTGTTCGTCGCGGTGGCCGTGCTGTGGCCGATCGGCCCACGTGCCCCGGCTCCCGCCGTCATCCGTGAGCCCCCAGCGCGCGCGCTGCCCTCTTTCGAATCCGTGGAGGTGTCCTCGGGCACTTCCGAGGGGTTGACCCTCACCGGGCGGGTGTTGGATCCGGCGGGCCGGCCCGTGGCGGGCGCGGACGTGTTCCTCGCCGCGAGCGCGCAGAAGACGCTCACCTCGGTGCGCTGCGACGAGTGCGGACTGGCGCTGCTGGCGTGTCCCGCCCGGGAGAGCGCCCAGCACGCGTGGGATTTCTTCGAGCAGGCCCATGGCTTCCTGCGCTCCATGCTCAGCGTGCGCACGGACGCGCAGGGCCGCTTCCGATTCGATCATCTCGTCGGGGTGTCCTTCTCCGTCTGGGCCCGGGCCGACGGTTTTGGTGCCGCCATGCGCGAGCGCGCCGCCCCGGGCGAGCCGGTGGAGCTGTATCTGCCCGCGCCCCGGAGCATCTCCGGACAGGTGGTGGACGACGCGGGCCGAGGTCTGCCGGGTGCTCGCGTGCACGCGGTGTCGCGCAAGGTGCCTCTGCCGTCCGAGGCGGTGACGGGGCCGGATGGTTCCTTCACCCTGGCCGGACTGGGTGAGGGGCCCTTCTACGTCCTGGCCTCCGCGAAGGGGTTCCTGCCCGCGGTGGAGCCCCAGGTGGAGGCGGGCGCGCGCGTCCTGCGAATGCGGTTGGAGCCCTCGCGCACGCTGGAGGTGCGCGTCACCCGCCAGGGCCAGCCCGCCACGGCCCTGGTGCGGCTCAAGGCGGATCACCTGTCCCGGGAGGCTCGTGCCGAGGGAGGCGTGGTGCGCTTCGAGGACTTGTACCCGGACTCGCTCGTGGTGTCGGCCGAGGCGGGTGGGTGGGGCGCCGCGCCGCGAAGCCTGACGCTGAGCGAGCGGCTCACCCGGGTGACGCTCGAGCTGGAGGAAGCGGGCTCGCTGCTCATCACCGTGGTGGATGAAGCCGGGGAGCCGGTCCCCTCGCCCCAACTGGTCCTGCACACCGCCCGGGGCAATGACGCCATCCAGGCCCAGAAGCCCTCCACCGGCGAGCTGGTGCGGTTCGGCCCCTTCTCCGTGGGCGACTACGTCCTGGAATGCCGGGCCCAGGGGTTCCGGGATGTGCGGTTGCCCGCCCGCATCAAGCCGGGAGAGACGGCCCTGGAAGTGGAAATGGCCCGCGCCACGGTCATCGCTGGCCACGTGTTGGACCAGTACGGCCGGCCGGCGCCCAATGTGTCCGTGCTCGTGCAACCCACGGGTGAGGCCGTGCTGGCGGACGGCGAGGGCCATTTCTCCGTGCCCGTGCCCTCGCCGGGCCTGTACGAGCTGCACGCGCACCACTCCGAATGGGGCGGCGGGCAGGTGAAGGTGACGGCGCCCACCGAGGACGCGAAGCTGGAGCTGGAGCCCCGGGCGGCGATCGAGGTGACGGTGACCGCCGAGGGACGCCGGGTGGAAGGCGCGGATGTGGTGCTGTGGGTGGAGGGTGATGGCATCTTCCGCAGCGATTCCTCCTCGGGCTCCGATGGGCTGGTCCCCATGCGCGGTCTGCCTCCGGGGACCTACTCGATGGTGGCCATGCACCCGGACTACCTGCCCTCGGAGCGGCAGAAGGTGGAGGTGGCGGACGGGCAGACCGTCCGGGTGACGGTGTCTCTCGAGTCCGGCAATCCCCTGAGTGGCGAGGTGGTGGACACCCGGGGCCAGCCCGTGGCGGGGGCCTCGGTGTCGGTGCTTCCGCGCATGAGCGAGCCGGTGACGACGGACGCCCAGGGACACTTCGAGGTGCGCGCGCTCAAGCCCGGACGCCCCTACCTGGTGGAGGCACGTCACCCCGGCTACGACCAGCACGACCGTGTGCAGGGCTCCGCGGGTGGCGAGCCCGTGCGGGTGGTGCTGACGGCACGCGAGACGTTCACCGGCAGGGTCGTGGATCAGAACGGCGAGCCGGTGCGGCGCTTCCGCCTGGATGAGCATGACGTGACGAGCACGGACGGGCGCTTCGAGCTGGCGCTGGCCACCGCGGGGGATCGCCTCATCGTCTCCGTGGAGGCGCCGGGCTTCGAGCCGCTGATGGTGGACAAGCCCTCGAAGCCGAATGACCTGGGCGAGCTGGTGCTGCAGCGCGCGCCCCTGGTGACGGGGCTCGTGCGAGAGGAGGGCGGCGGACCCGTGTCGGACGCGGTGGTGGGGTGTGACGCGTGCGAGGACTCGGTGATGACGGGGCCGGACGGCCGCTTCTCGCTGCCCAGCCCCGCCTTCGTGTCGAAGTTCAACGTGTCGGCGCGAAAGGGCCGCCTGAGCGCCTCGGTACCGGCCTCGCGAGAGGACAGGGCGGTGGAGCTGGTGCTCAAGCCCGCTACCCACCTGTCCGGTACGGTGTACCAGCCGAACGGCACGCCCGCCGCGGGCATCCAGGTGGAGGGCGTCAACGCGGACCGCGGCGAGCCCTTGAGCTTCGTCACGGGCCCGGACGGGCGCTACAGCGTGGACGTGGCTCCGGGCAACTACCGCTTCTCGATCGGTTCGGGGCGGGACTTCGCCGGTGAGCCCGCCCTCCTGGTGCAGGTGGGGGAATCGGAGCGGCGGATGGACTTTGGACCGGCCCCGGGTTCGGCCTCGCTGACGGTGCGGTTGAAGACCGGGCAGGGCAAGGCGCTGTGGGTCATCGCCGGGGACGTGCGTTCCGTGGGCAACCCGCCCCGGGAGCTGCTGCGGGCCAGCTACGGACAGATGGTCTACCAGCCGCGTGGCGACAGCCTCACCCTGCAGGGCTTCCCCCCGGGGCGCTACACCCTGGTCTGGGCGAACTTCCATTCGGACTCGGAAGAGGGGCCCATGCTTCGCACGGTGGATCTGCCCACCTCGGGGGAAGTGGTGCTCGGCCCCTGA